Proteins found in one Nissabacter sp. SGAir0207 genomic segment:
- the gpW gene encoding gpW family head-tail joining protein codes for MQTPNSGLLAGMSPAQLKKMLADAQTAYGELLMGKKGVSFSYTQGDGTRSVTYQPTSVADVTSLIQQLQKALGMRHSPRRAMRFRY; via the coding sequence ATGCAAACACCAAACAGCGGCCTTCTGGCCGGGATGAGTCCTGCCCAGTTGAAAAAGATGCTGGCCGATGCGCAGACCGCCTATGGCGAACTGCTGATGGGTAAAAAAGGCGTCTCGTTCAGCTACACCCAAGGCGACGGCACCCGTTCCGTGACGTATCAGCCCACCAGTGTGGCTGATGTCACATCCCTTATCCAACAACTACAAAAGGCGCTGGGCATGAGACACAGCCCGCGCCGCGCCATGAGGTTCCGTTACTGA
- a CDS encoding phage terminase large subunit family protein, which produces MLLAVRRALKPPEPLRLSEWANRYAMLSKETSSQTGRFRSFRYQDGIMDAFTDPTVETISVMKSARVGYTKILDHVIGYYIAHDPSPILAIQPRETDAEDYSKTEIAPMLRDTPVLAEVTGGAKAKDSNQTILKRTFSNGANLTLVGANSPGGFRRITCRIILFDEVDGYPASGAGNEGDQIALGKKRSESFWNRKIGIGSTPTVKGVSRIEKSFNESDQRYYYVPCPHCGEYQVLEWGDRTSAYGIKWDRDEAGNSLPETAYYACRHNGCVIQHTSLPLMLDAGEWRATRPFKGHAGFHIWTAYSLFPNAAWKKLVEEWLGVKDDPVMRQTFINTTLGLPYEDSGDKALSEKSLVERTEVYGAEVPDGVALLTAGIDTQDGRLEVEVVGWGRNEESWSVAYDVIEGDLDTPEPWERLDAYLKQVWYRGDGRGFALTAACIDSGGHHTQSVYKFAKERLGRRIWAIKGESARNGARSPVWPVKKLSSRSKSTFRPVIIGVNSAKDVIRNRLHLDAPAAGESKAGYMHYPHDRDLHYFSQLLAERSVVKTTGGFKYRVWELRAGRANEALDCRVYAYAALCGLLHSGLKLNVLADTIEAHPDRLLTAPAVIEPKPDLRLPGAALPVETSTPRQRRFKRLAS; this is translated from the coding sequence CTGCTGCTGGCCGTTCGCCGGGCGCTAAAGCCGCCTGAGCCGCTACGGCTTAGCGAGTGGGCAAACAGATACGCGATGCTCTCCAAAGAGACATCCTCACAAACTGGCCGCTTTCGCTCGTTCCGCTATCAGGACGGGATCATGGATGCCTTCACCGATCCCACGGTGGAGACGATCAGCGTGATGAAGTCGGCCCGTGTCGGTTATACGAAAATCCTCGACCACGTTATTGGCTACTACATTGCCCACGACCCGTCGCCAATCCTTGCTATCCAACCCCGTGAGACGGACGCCGAGGATTACAGCAAAACCGAAATCGCCCCCATGCTGCGTGACACGCCGGTGCTTGCCGAGGTGACCGGCGGTGCGAAGGCCAAAGACTCCAACCAGACGATCTTAAAGCGCACCTTTTCCAACGGCGCGAACCTGACGCTGGTCGGGGCCAACAGCCCCGGCGGTTTCCGACGGATCACCTGCCGCATCATTCTGTTCGATGAGGTGGACGGTTATCCCGCCAGCGGTGCCGGTAACGAGGGTGACCAGATAGCACTGGGGAAAAAGCGCTCCGAGTCATTCTGGAATCGCAAAATCGGCATTGGCTCCACCCCAACCGTCAAAGGCGTGAGCCGTATTGAGAAATCGTTCAATGAGAGCGATCAGCGTTACTACTACGTGCCCTGTCCCCATTGTGGTGAATATCAGGTGCTGGAATGGGGTGACCGCACGTCGGCCTACGGCATCAAGTGGGATCGGGATGAGGCCGGCAACAGCCTACCGGAAACCGCCTACTATGCCTGCCGGCACAATGGCTGTGTTATCCAGCATACCAGTCTGCCCCTGATGCTTGATGCGGGCGAGTGGCGCGCCACCCGGCCTTTTAAGGGCCATGCCGGGTTTCACATTTGGACCGCTTACAGCCTGTTTCCTAACGCCGCCTGGAAAAAGCTGGTAGAGGAGTGGCTGGGCGTGAAGGATGACCCCGTGATGCGCCAGACCTTCATTAACACCACGCTGGGCCTGCCATACGAGGATTCCGGCGATAAGGCATTGAGTGAAAAAAGTCTAGTCGAGCGTACTGAGGTTTATGGTGCTGAGGTGCCAGACGGCGTTGCCCTGCTTACCGCCGGCATTGACACACAGGATGGCCGGCTCGAAGTGGAAGTGGTGGGGTGGGGCCGGAACGAGGAGAGTTGGTCTGTCGCCTACGACGTGATTGAAGGCGATCTGGATACACCTGAACCGTGGGAACGTCTGGACGCCTACCTGAAACAGGTCTGGTATCGCGGCGACGGGCGCGGCTTTGCCCTTACTGCGGCCTGTATCGACTCAGGCGGCCACCATACGCAGTCCGTGTACAAGTTCGCAAAAGAGCGCCTTGGTCGCCGCATATGGGCGATCAAGGGTGAATCTGCCCGAAACGGTGCCCGCTCCCCAGTATGGCCCGTGAAAAAGCTGTCTTCACGCAGCAAATCAACATTCAGGCCAGTGATTATCGGCGTGAACTCGGCCAAGGACGTGATCCGCAACCGGCTTCACTTGGACGCGCCGGCAGCCGGCGAAAGTAAAGCCGGCTACATGCATTATCCGCATGACCGGGATCTGCACTATTTCAGCCAATTGCTGGCCGAGCGGTCAGTAGTGAAAACCACAGGCGGATTCAAATATCGCGTGTGGGAGCTGCGCGCCGGGCGCGCGAACGAGGCCCTGGACTGCCGGGTTTATGCCTATGCGGCACTGTGTGGCCTGTTGCACTCCGGGCTGAAACTTAACGTGCTGGCCGACACGATTGAGGCTCACCCTGACCGGCTGCTGACCGCGCCGGCGGTGATTGAGCCTAAACCTGATCTGCGGCTGCCCGGTGCGGCCCTGCCCGTTGAAACGAGCACGCCGCGCCAGCGTCGCTTCAAACGACTCGCCTCATAA
- a CDS encoding S49 family peptidase, producing the protein MNLPHLAQRLFNTPLALHPLKAEVVMAALSERFGITRIHAAEDSWADRDADAFTRQGRDAGYDVVGGIAIIPIHGTLVQKLGRLRPYSGMTGYDGIRQAFLTALTDSKVKGIMLDIDSPGGEVAGCFDLVDEIYRARGTKPIWSVLTESAYSAGYALASAADRIVLPRTGGVGSVGVIVMHVDWTQKIKDDGLAVTIITYGDRKAESTPYRKLSEQARAAIQQDVNDMGQLFVSTVARNRGISEKILRETQAATFSAANGVELGLADAIAAPDAAFRALLKHIGEDHAL; encoded by the coding sequence ATGAATCTGCCACACCTGGCGCAGCGCCTGTTTAACACGCCGCTGGCGCTTCACCCTTTGAAAGCGGAGGTGGTTATGGCCGCACTCTCCGAGCGTTTCGGCATCACCCGCATTCATGCCGCGGAGGACAGCTGGGCTGACAGGGACGCCGATGCCTTTACCCGGCAGGGCCGGGATGCCGGCTATGACGTGGTAGGAGGGATCGCCATCATCCCCATTCACGGCACCCTGGTGCAGAAGCTGGGCCGCCTGCGGCCCTACAGTGGCATGACAGGCTATGACGGTATCCGGCAGGCATTCTTAACCGCGCTGACTGACAGCAAGGTGAAGGGGATCATGCTGGATATTGATTCCCCTGGTGGGGAAGTAGCCGGCTGTTTCGACCTAGTTGATGAGATTTACCGGGCACGGGGCACTAAACCCATTTGGTCTGTCCTGACCGAGAGCGCCTATTCCGCCGGCTATGCCCTGGCCAGTGCTGCCGATCGTATTGTTCTGCCGCGCACCGGCGGCGTGGGATCCGTGGGCGTCATTGTGATGCACGTGGACTGGACCCAAAAGATTAAGGATGACGGACTGGCCGTGACCATTATCACCTACGGCGACCGCAAGGCCGAATCCACCCCTTATCGAAAGTTAAGCGAGCAGGCCCGCGCGGCGATCCAGCAGGACGTCAACGACATGGGCCAGCTGTTTGTGTCTACCGTTGCCCGCAACCGCGGGATCTCAGAAAAAATTCTGCGTGAAACCCAAGCCGCCACCTTTAGCGCGGCGAACGGCGTTGAGCTGGGGCTTGCTGATGCCATCGCCGCGCCAGATGCCGCGTTTCGCGCCCTGTTAAAACATATTGGAGAAGACCATGCCCTATAA
- a CDS encoding phage portal protein encodes MPPNDVRILGADGEPLPPSRPQPYGLHGSGRVPFDAADSFSDQLADWQPQLWSPDNEINIYRDRVVSRVRDMTRNDGWASGAITRILDNAVGAIYRPIFKPDYRYLQLLTGNTAFDANWADEYARYMNAQWRTWANDEGRWCDIERKKTVSQMLRLALRHKLVDGDSLAVMHYDLSRLGAGRATFATAVQIVDPDRLSNPQQVYDMAHIRGGVEIDDYGAPVAYHIREAHMGDWWDGKKTMTWQRIPRETPWGRPIVIHDFDSERAAQHRGSSIFTPVVQRMKMLIKYDQTELESAILNAMFGAFLQSPYDPAMVEDAMGGAGPTGSESLGVYQDERFHFHKDNRTSLKGGSRIPILFPGETITTVNAARPYSNFSVFQDAFLRNITAATGLSTQQITQDWSSVNYSSARAAMLEAWKTLTRRRHEFAIGTAQPIATCFVEEVHSLGGVPLPAGAPDFLEARTAYSHAKWMGPGRGWVDPVAEKKGAILGLDAGLSTLSDEVGDGSGEDWEAVLEQRAIEKKKFDELGLNPPEWTGEVPASETIDDPEVT; translated from the coding sequence ATGCCACCGAACGACGTCCGAATTTTAGGGGCAGACGGGGAGCCACTGCCGCCGTCGCGCCCACAGCCTTATGGGCTGCACGGTTCCGGGCGCGTTCCGTTTGATGCCGCCGACTCCTTCAGCGACCAACTGGCGGACTGGCAACCTCAATTGTGGTCCCCGGACAACGAAATAAACATCTATCGCGACCGGGTAGTTTCCCGCGTTCGCGATATGACGCGCAATGACGGTTGGGCCAGCGGCGCGATCACGCGCATTCTGGATAACGCCGTTGGCGCGATCTACCGGCCTATCTTCAAACCAGATTACCGCTACCTGCAGCTGCTGACCGGCAACACGGCATTCGATGCCAATTGGGCTGATGAGTATGCCCGCTACATGAATGCGCAATGGCGCACCTGGGCGAACGATGAGGGCCGCTGGTGTGACATCGAGCGTAAAAAAACGGTATCGCAGATGCTGCGCCTGGCCCTGCGTCACAAGCTGGTCGACGGTGACAGTCTGGCGGTGATGCATTACGACCTCAGTCGGCTAGGTGCCGGGCGCGCCACGTTTGCGACCGCGGTCCAGATTGTTGATCCCGACCGGCTCAGTAACCCCCAGCAGGTTTATGACATGGCTCATATCCGTGGTGGCGTGGAGATTGATGATTACGGTGCCCCGGTCGCTTACCACATCCGAGAAGCCCACATGGGCGACTGGTGGGATGGCAAGAAGACGATGACCTGGCAGCGTATCCCACGTGAGACCCCTTGGGGCCGGCCGATCGTTATCCATGATTTTGACAGTGAGCGCGCGGCGCAACACCGGGGAAGCAGCATTTTCACCCCGGTGGTGCAGCGCATGAAGATGCTGATCAAATATGACCAGACGGAGCTGGAGAGCGCCATCCTAAACGCCATGTTCGGTGCGTTCCTCCAGTCGCCTTACGATCCTGCGATGGTTGAAGATGCGATGGGCGGCGCGGGACCCACCGGCTCGGAGAGCCTTGGCGTTTATCAAGATGAGCGCTTCCACTTTCACAAGGACAATCGCACCTCACTCAAGGGCGGATCCCGTATCCCGATCCTCTTTCCGGGCGAAACCATCACGACGGTAAATGCCGCCCGGCCCTACAGCAACTTTTCTGTGTTCCAGGATGCCTTTTTGCGAAACATCACGGCGGCAACTGGCTTGTCGACGCAGCAGATCACGCAAGACTGGAGCAGCGTTAACTACAGCAGCGCACGCGCGGCCATGCTGGAAGCGTGGAAAACCCTTACCCGCCGCCGGCATGAGTTTGCCATTGGCACCGCCCAGCCGATTGCCACCTGCTTTGTGGAGGAGGTGCATTCACTGGGCGGCGTCCCGCTGCCGGCCGGCGCCCCTGATTTTCTGGAAGCCCGCACGGCGTACAGTCATGCCAAGTGGATGGGGCCGGGGCGTGGCTGGGTGGATCCTGTGGCCGAGAAGAAAGGCGCCATTCTGGGTCTGGATGCGGGGCTGTCAACCCTGTCTGATGAGGTGGGTGATGGCAGTGGTGAGGACTGGGAAGCAGTGCTCGAACAGCGCGCCATTGAGAAAAAGAAATTTGATGAACTGGGGCTGAACCCGCCGGAATGGACAGGGGAGGTGCCAGCCAGCGAAACCATTGACGACCCAGAGGTTACATGA